The Candidatus Neomarinimicrobiota bacterium genome has a window encoding:
- a CDS encoding transposase, which yields METRRRFSKAFKRQVVEEYLSGSVTQAQLGRASGYGPEGWGGRPAAGWFVRAYVLIPRWLTIVATGDFFLR from the coding sequence ATGGAGACGAGAAGAAGGTTCAGCAAGGCATTTAAGCGGCAAGTGGTCGAGGAGTATTTATCGGGTAGCGTAACCCAGGCTCAACTGGGCAGAGCGTCTGGCTACGGACCAGAAGGTTGGGGGGGTCGCCCCGCCGCTGGATGGTTCGTCCGGGCGTACGTATTAATCCCCCGCTGGCTGACGATTGTCGCTACGGGAGATTTCTTTTTACGATAA